The Sulfurihydrogenibium sp. genome contains a region encoding:
- a CDS encoding sulfurtransferase TusA family protein, translating into MENSSANKELEIVDTRGLFCPLPLTFVSRKLKEIPVGERLKVLADDKSFKKDIEIWAFETGNKLLEFKEENGYYVAVIERGKGFKGESIWDKIKFISLGVKLHFIKHLLDIIPFNKPKYLITFVSVAEGLRAADFLKSKGIENFIMLPVPKEIYPHCGLVFGLKSKDDAVKIYNFLKENKYAVEDIHIIDREKKYPKLEV; encoded by the coding sequence TTGGAAAACTCATCTGCAAATAAAGAATTAGAAATAGTTGATACAAGAGGATTATTTTGCCCTTTACCACTGACATTTGTATCAAGAAAGTTAAAAGAAATACCTGTAGGCGAAAGATTAAAAGTTTTAGCAGATGATAAATCATTTAAGAAAGATATAGAAATATGGGCTTTTGAAACAGGTAATAAGCTTTTGGAGTTCAAAGAAGAAAACGGCTACTACGTTGCAGTTATAGAAAGAGGAAAAGGTTTTAAAGGTGAAAGCATTTGGGATAAAATAAAGTTTATCTCCTTGGGTGTTAAGCTACACTTTATAAAACATCTTCTTGATATTATTCCATTTAATAAGCCAAAATATTTAATAACGTTCGTATCTGTTGCAGAAGGTTTAAGAGCAGCAGATTTCTTAAAAAGCAAAGGCATTGAAAATTTTATAATGCTGCCGGTTCCAAAGGAAATTTATCCACATTGTGGTCTTGTCTTTGGTTTAAAATCAAAAGATGATGCTGTAAAAATTTACAATTTTTTAAAAGAAAACAAATACGCTGTAGAGGACATACATATAATAGATAGGGAGAAAAAATACCCAAAGTTAGAAGTTTGA